CTCCGTTGGCGATGGTGGTCGGTGCCGGATGGGGTTCGCCGCCGGCCCCCTGGACGGCCCGCCACACCCGCTCTGGGGTGGCCGGGAGGGGGACGTGGCGGACGCCGAAGGGGGCGAGCGCGTCCACGACGGCGTTGAGGACGGCCGGCGTGGCGCCGATGGTGCCGGACTCCCCGATGCCCTTGACGCCGAGCGGGTTGTTCGGCGTGGGGGTCTCCATCGAGTGGAGCTCGAAGCTCGGGAGCTCGGCGGCGGACGGCATGGCGTAGTCGGCGAGCGTGGCGGTCAGCGGTGTGCCCTGGTCGTCGAAGCGCATCTCCTCGTAGAGCGCCTGGGCCACGCCCTGGGCGATGCCGCCGTGGCGCTGGCCGTCGGCGAGGAGCGGGTTGAGGATGCGGCCGGCGTCGTCGACGGCGACGATGCGGACCAGGCGGGTGCCGCCGGTCTCGGTGTCGACCTCGACGACGGCGAGGTGGGCGCCGAACGGGAACGTCGGCTCGGTGCGGAACTCCCCGTGGGCGGCCAGGCGGGCCTCGCCGCTGCGGGCGACGACGTCGCGCCAGCCGACCGACCGGGCCGGCGTGCCGGCCACGTGGAAGCGGCCGGCGACCCGGTCGAGCACCACGTCGTCGGCCGCCGCCTCGAGCAGGTCGGCGGCCAGCTTGCGGGCGTCCTCGGCCAGCCGGTTGGCGGCGAGGTGGACGGCGCTGCCGCCGATCTGGAGCGAGCGGGACGCGTAGGTGCCCATCCCGGTGGGGACGGCGTCGGTGTCGCCGTGGACGATCCGTACCCGCTCCATCGGCACGCCGAGGGCGTCCGCGACGAGCATCGACCAGGCGGTGACGTGGCCCTGGCCGTGCGGCGACGTGCCGGTCGTGGCCGTCACGTTGCTGTCGGCGTCGATCGTGACCGTCGACTCCTCGAACGGCGGCTCGGGCTGGCCGGTGATCTCGACGTAGGCGGCCACCCCGATGCCGAGCTGGACCGGGTCGCCGGCCGCCCGCCGCCTGGCCTGCTCGGCCCGCAGGTCGCCGTAGCCGGCCGCGTCGACCACGAGGTCGAGGGCCCGGCCGTAGTCGCCCGAGTCGTAGCGGGCGCCGGTCGCCGACACGTACGGGAACGAGCCGGCCGGCACCAGGTTGCGCCGGCGGACCTCGACGGGGTCGATGCCGATCGCCGCCGCGAACACGTCGACGGCCCGCTCGACGGTGAGGGTGGCCTCCGGCCGGCCGGCGCCCCGGTACGGCGCCGTCGGGGCCGTGTTGGTGACGACCGACGTGGTCGAGGTCTGCACCTTCGGGATGGCGTAGGGGCCGGGCGCCAGCAGCGCGGTCAGGGTCGGCAGCCAGGCGCCGAGCTCCGGGTAGGCGCCGGCGTCGGCCAGCACGTCGACCCGGTAGGCGAGGATGCGGCCGTCCCTGGTGCCGCCCACCTGCACGGTGATGCGCTGGCCCCGGCCGGCGGTCATCGCCTGGAAGGCCTCGGTCCTCGTCTCGACCCAGCGGACCGGGCGCCCGACGCGGCGGGCGAGGATGCCGAGCAGCAGCTCCTCGGGCGAGACGATCTTCGCCCCGAAGCCGCCGCCGACGTCGGGCACGAGCACGAGCACGTCGTCCGGGCCGAGCCCGTGGACGGCGACCAGGGCGTCCTTCACCAGGTGCGGGGCCTGGGTGCTGGCCCACTGCACGAGGCGGCCGTCGACCCAGGCGGCGGCCGAGCACCGCACCTCGAGGGGCACGGCGGCGAGCCGGGTGTGGTCGATGGTGAGCGGCTCGGTGACCACGTCGCAGCCGGCCCACAGGTCCTCGACGGCGGTGGGCGGGTTCACGTAGGCGACGTTCGTCCCGGCCTCGGGGAACAGGAGCGTCCCGCCGGCCAGCGCGTCCTCGACGTCGACGACCGCGGGCAGCGGCTCGTACTCGACGACGACGAGGTCGGCGGCGTCCCTCGCCCGGTAGGCGTCCTCGGCCACGACGGCCACGACCGGCTCGCCCACGAACCGGACGGTGCCGTCGGCGAGCAGGGACCGGCCCATGGCCGGCGGCAGGAACGGCATGGGGGGCGACGGCGGCAACCCGAGGTCGGCGGCGGTCACGACCGCCAGCACGCCGGGCGCGGCCTCGGCCTCGCTCGTGTCGATCGAGGTGATCCGCCCGTGGGCGACGGTCGAGCGGACGTAGGCGACGGCGGCGGCACCGGCCAGGCGCTCGTCGCGGAGGTCGGCGACGTAGGTGCCGCCCCTGGTGAGGAGGGTGAGGTCCTCGCGACGGAGGACCCGCTGGCCGAAGAGGCTCATACGCAGAAGAACCCCCCGTTCACGTCGATCACGGCGCCGGTGACGTAGGACGACTCCTCGCCGGCGAGGAACATCACGGCGTCGGCGATCTCCGACATCTCGCCCCTGCGCCGCAGCGGGATCTGGGCCAGCACCTCGGCCGGGTTCTCCCGGGTGTTCCAGATGGCCTCGACCCGGGCGCCGCTGCGGATGAAGCCGGGCGACACGATGTTGACCCGGATGCCCTCGGGCCCGAGGTGGCGGGCCAGGTTCCTCGTGAGGCCGATGACGCCGGCCTTCGCCGCGCTGTACTGCGGCGGGAGGAGCTCGGTGCCGGCCCGGCCGGCGATGGCGCCCATGTTGACGACCGCCCCGCCGCCGGCGGCCCGGAAGTGGGGCAGCGCGGCCTTGATGCAGAAGTAGGTGCTC
The window above is part of the Acidimicrobiales bacterium genome. Proteins encoded here:
- a CDS encoding xanthine dehydrogenase family protein molybdopterin-binding subunit, with product MSLFGQRVLRREDLTLLTRGGTYVADLRDERLAGAAAVAYVRSTVAHGRITSIDTSEAEAAPGVLAVVTAADLGLPPSPPMPFLPPAMGRSLLADGTVRFVGEPVVAVVAEDAYRARDAADLVVVEYEPLPAVVDVEDALAGGTLLFPEAGTNVAYVNPPTAVEDLWAGCDVVTEPLTIDHTRLAAVPLEVRCSAAAWVDGRLVQWASTQAPHLVKDALVAVHGLGPDDVLVLVPDVGGGFGAKIVSPEELLLGILARRVGRPVRWVETRTEAFQAMTAGRGQRITVQVGGTRDGRILAYRVDVLADAGAYPELGAWLPTLTALLAPGPYAIPKVQTSTTSVVTNTAPTAPYRGAGRPEATLTVERAVDVFAAAIGIDPVEVRRRNLVPAGSFPYVSATGARYDSGDYGRALDLVVDAAGYGDLRAEQARRRAAGDPVQLGIGVAAYVEITGQPEPPFEESTVTIDADSNVTATTGTSPHGQGHVTAWSMLVADALGVPMERVRIVHGDTDAVPTGMGTYASRSLQIGGSAVHLAANRLAEDARKLAADLLEAAADDVVLDRVAGRFHVAGTPARSVGWRDVVARSGEARLAAHGEFRTEPTFPFGAHLAVVEVDTETGGTRLVRIVAVDDAGRILNPLLADGQRHGGIAQGVAQALYEEMRFDDQGTPLTATLADYAMPSAAELPSFELHSMETPTPNNPLGVKGIGESGTIGATPAVLNAVVDALAPFGVRHVPLPATPERVWRAVQGAGGEPHPAPTTIANG
- a CDS encoding SDR family NAD(P)-dependent oxidoreductase; protein product: MDRKRFDGKAVMVTGAANGIGREIASAFALEGARVSLVDRDGEALETAVGELADKGFDVFGVHADLSSADECRRAVDQTAERFGRFDVLVNNAGGSAYTSLHIEEVSEEDFDRVIGWNVKSTYFCIKAALPHFRAAGGGAVVNMGAIAGRAGTELLPPQYSAAKAGVIGLTRNLARHLGPEGIRVNIVSPGFIRSGARVEAIWNTRENPAEVLAQIPLRRRGEMSEIADAVMFLAGEESSYVTGAVIDVNGGFFCV